A DNA window from Synergistaceae bacterium contains the following coding sequences:
- a CDS encoding phage major tail tube protein: MPNLIPEKFINFAVYIDGFDESGIADGTLPSLEAMTSEVKGAGIAGVVDSLVLGHFNSTTLSLKWRATPSNFYVLANEITHMIDIYGAIQQYDAGSGTMRAVPLHIFCRAITKKNTLGNLVVGDSQESETEHEVYFIKIELDHIERLMLDKFNYIYRVNGVDYLAEVRRALGK; this comes from the coding sequence ATGCCGAATTTGATACCAGAAAAATTTATAAACTTTGCAGTCTACATTGACGGTTTTGACGAGTCCGGAATCGCTGACGGGACATTACCGAGTCTCGAAGCTATGACAAGTGAAGTCAAAGGCGCGGGCATTGCAGGTGTAGTCGATTCACTCGTGTTAGGTCATTTCAACAGCACGACTCTTAGTCTTAAATGGCGAGCAACTCCGAGCAATTTTTATGTGCTTGCGAACGAGATAACTCACATGATAGACATTTACGGCGCTATCCAGCAATACGACGCTGGCTCAGGGACTATGCGTGCAGTTCCGTTACACATTTTTTGCCGGGCTATCACTAAGAAAAATACTTTGGGGAATCTCGTAGTAGGCGATTCACAAGAGTCCGAGACTGAACACGAAGTATATTTCATAAAAATTGAGCTCGACCATATTGAACGATTAATGCTCGACAAGTTCAATTACATTTATCGAGTAAACGGCGTTGATTATCTTGCGGAAGTAAGACGCGCCCTCGGAAAATAA
- a CDS encoding phage tail sheath family protein — translation MAFKHGVYTREVPTSLIPVVQMEAGLPVIVGTAPIFMKDESNVNQVQLCYSYDEAINSFGYSHDWEKYTLCEFIYSQFALYGMAPCVLINVFDPSKHKEIKPLTDYEILDSQINLGQNVIISAGLTFETGKNFVRDQDYSLDYDSDGNAIVDIIQTGSMAGLASCKISLTLAKPENVTASDIIGGIDVQTGAYKGLELINRVFPKFRIVPGLIGAPGFSENPSVAAVMRAKADNINGIFTAQAVIDIPCDSAGAPNYSRVPEWKNRNNYMAERQIVCWPKIKLGDEVYHLSTQLIGLMNKTDKARGDIPYKSPSNELLQMDSCVNDNGDEIDLGLEQANYLNSQGIVTALNWIGGWRAWGNRTGCYPAVTDVKDAFIPIRRMFDYVSNQFILTFWQKVDEPLTIRLIRTIISSFDMYLNSLQAMDAILGGRVEFIESENAIINLMDGKLTLHIFMTPPSPAEDIEGIFEYDPDYINELFEAMRR, via the coding sequence TCCCCGTCGTGCAAATGGAGGCCGGTCTACCCGTCATTGTTGGTACAGCTCCAATCTTCATGAAGGACGAGTCAAACGTTAATCAAGTTCAATTATGTTACAGCTACGACGAAGCTATTAACTCGTTCGGTTATAGCCATGACTGGGAAAAATATACTCTTTGCGAATTTATTTATTCTCAATTTGCGCTTTACGGTATGGCCCCCTGCGTGTTAATCAACGTCTTTGACCCCAGCAAGCATAAGGAAATTAAACCCTTGACAGATTATGAGATTCTTGACTCGCAAATTAATCTTGGCCAAAATGTAATTATTTCTGCAGGATTAACTTTCGAGACCGGCAAAAATTTTGTTCGTGATCAAGATTATTCGCTTGATTATGACTCAGACGGCAACGCAATTGTTGATATTATTCAAACTGGAAGCATGGCAGGTCTTGCAAGCTGCAAAATCAGTCTCACTCTCGCAAAACCTGAAAACGTAACTGCAAGTGATATCATTGGCGGAATTGATGTCCAGACAGGCGCATATAAAGGTCTTGAGCTCATTAATCGAGTCTTCCCGAAATTCAGAATCGTCCCCGGCCTTATTGGTGCTCCGGGATTTAGCGAAAATCCTTCTGTAGCTGCTGTCATGCGCGCAAAAGCTGATAACATCAACGGCATATTCACGGCTCAGGCTGTAATTGATATTCCGTGCGATAGTGCAGGAGCGCCAAATTATTCACGAGTCCCCGAATGGAAAAATCGAAATAATTACATGGCTGAACGTCAAATTGTCTGCTGGCCAAAAATTAAGCTCGGTGATGAAGTCTATCACTTAAGCACGCAGTTAATAGGTCTCATGAACAAGACAGACAAGGCGCGGGGCGATATCCCCTACAAGTCCCCAAGTAATGAATTATTGCAAATGGACTCTTGCGTCAATGATAATGGTGATGAAATTGATTTAGGGCTTGAACAGGCTAATTATTTGAACTCTCAAGGCATTGTAACGGCTTTAAACTGGATTGGAGGGTGGCGCGCTTGGGGAAATAGAACCGGCTGTTATCCTGCTGTTACTGACGTGAAAGACGCTTTTATTCCGATTCGGCGCATGTTCGATTATGTCAGCAATCAATTTATTTTAACGTTCTGGCAGAAAGTAGACGAACCTCTGACAATAAGACTTATCCGGACAATAATATCAAGTTTTGACATGTACTTAAATTCACTGCAGGCTATGGACGCGATTTTAGGCGGACGAGTCGAATTTATCGAGTCAGAGAATGCGATTATTAATCTCATGGACGGAAAATTGACTCTGCATATTTTCATGACGCCTCCGAGTCCCGCTGAAGATATCGAAGGCATATTTGAATACGATCCGGATTACATTAACGAACTATTTGAAGCCATGAGGAGGTAA